A genomic stretch from Zeimonas sediminis includes:
- a CDS encoding DMT family transporter encodes MRPETRLRIAYVLVFVAPSLWAANYVIARSAVGVIEPHALAFFRWLVALLAMLPIAWPALRANWPAWRREWRDLLVFGALGMWICGAFVYIGAKTTTGMNIGLIYAISPVLIAVASVLWLGDRLSPRQTLGLAIAVAGVLLIILKGSPGALLSLRFTPGDLWIVAAASAWTVYSLMLQARPTVLDPFARLTAIVIAGLVVLTPFTIAEAIVLGPPKLDTKTLVLVVAAGLLPGFGAYQAYSFIQKQLGPARAGVVLYLGPPYATAATWLLLGEQPYWYHWAGTALLLPGIWLVTSGAAARHKKSPNREGSG; translated from the coding sequence ATGCGCCCCGAAACCCGCCTCCGAATCGCCTACGTCCTGGTCTTCGTCGCCCCGTCGCTGTGGGCGGCCAACTACGTGATCGCCAGGTCTGCGGTGGGCGTCATCGAGCCGCACGCGCTCGCCTTCTTCCGCTGGCTGGTGGCCCTGCTCGCGATGCTCCCGATCGCGTGGCCGGCCCTGCGGGCGAACTGGCCTGCCTGGCGCCGCGAGTGGCGCGACCTGCTCGTGTTCGGCGCGCTCGGCATGTGGATCTGCGGCGCCTTCGTCTACATCGGCGCGAAGACCACCACCGGCATGAACATCGGCCTGATCTACGCGATTTCGCCGGTCCTGATCGCCGTCGCGTCGGTCCTGTGGCTCGGCGACAGGCTCTCGCCGCGCCAGACGCTGGGACTCGCGATCGCCGTGGCCGGTGTGCTGCTGATCATCCTCAAGGGCTCGCCGGGCGCCCTGCTCTCGCTGCGTTTCACGCCCGGCGACCTGTGGATCGTCGCTGCGGCCAGCGCATGGACCGTCTACTCGCTGATGCTGCAGGCCAGGCCGACCGTGCTCGACCCGTTCGCGCGCCTGACGGCGATCGTCATCGCGGGCCTCGTCGTGCTCACACCTTTCACGATCGCCGAAGCGATCGTCCTCGGACCGCCGAAGCTCGACACGAAGACGCTGGTGCTCGTCGTCGCGGCCGGCCTGCTTCCGGGCTTCGGCGCCTACCAAGCCTACTCCTTCATCCAGAAGCAGCTCGGCCCCGCTCGGGCCGGCGTCGTCCTCTATCTCGGCCCGCCCTACGCGACGGCGGCCACGTGGCTCCTGCTGGGCGAGCAGCCGTACTGGTACCACTGGGCCGGCACCGCCCTGCTGCTGCCGGGCATCTGGCTGGTCACCTCCGGCGCGGCAGCGCGCCATAAAAAAAGCCCGAACCGGGAAGGTTCGGGCTGA
- the trxC gene encoding thioredoxin TrxC: protein MNTQGASTTQVVCPHCNAVNRVPADRLGDGPSCGRCGKPLFAGSPAELDAEAFERHVARSEIPVVVDFWAPWCGPCRMMAPAFAQAAAQLEPSARLAKLDTEQAQAVAARYGIRSIPTMIVFRGGREVARTAGAMSGPDIVRWVRGALR, encoded by the coding sequence ATGAACACGCAAGGCGCCTCGACGACCCAGGTCGTCTGTCCCCACTGCAATGCGGTCAACCGGGTGCCGGCCGACCGGCTCGGCGACGGACCGAGTTGCGGGCGCTGCGGCAAGCCCTTGTTCGCCGGCTCGCCGGCGGAGCTCGACGCGGAAGCCTTCGAGCGGCACGTCGCGCGCAGCGAGATCCCGGTTGTGGTCGACTTCTGGGCGCCCTGGTGCGGCCCGTGCCGGATGATGGCGCCGGCCTTCGCCCAGGCTGCCGCGCAGCTCGAGCCCTCGGCGAGGCTGGCCAAGCTCGACACCGAGCAGGCGCAGGCGGTGGCCGCCCGCTACGGCATCCGCAGCATCCCGACGATGATCGTGTTCCGCGGCGGCAGGGAGGTCGCGCGGACCGCGGGCGCGATGAGCGGGCCGGACATCGTGCGCTGGGTGCGCGGCGCCTTGCGCTGA
- a CDS encoding DUF1850 domain-containing protein, whose product MTIGLCLAVATTIVASLPVDRFTLDWIHSIEKVRWEEDWRIDPARRTLRLVESRLRGSGAGMEPPEGAVLRDGVWHASGTGLEVSRLRLALSDYTDDWRLCTRQGCRPLRAYVPRSTSGTPATGTIELLPCRTGRPDRPQRRG is encoded by the coding sequence GTGACGATCGGCCTGTGCCTCGCGGTCGCGACGACGATCGTCGCCTCGCTTCCGGTCGATCGGTTCACGCTCGACTGGATCCACTCGATCGAGAAGGTCCGCTGGGAAGAGGACTGGCGGATCGACCCGGCGCGCCGAACGCTGCGCCTCGTCGAGTCGCGCCTGCGCGGCTCGGGGGCCGGCATGGAACCGCCCGAAGGCGCCGTCCTGCGCGACGGGGTCTGGCACGCATCAGGCACGGGGCTCGAGGTCTCGCGACTCAGGCTTGCGCTATCCGACTACACCGACGACTGGCGGCTCTGCACGCGACAGGGCTGCCGGCCCCTGCGCGCCTACGTTCCGCGGTCGACGTCCGGAACGCCGGCAACCGGCACGATCGAACTGCTGCCCTGCCGCACCGGGCGACCCGATCGCCCCCAGCGACGCGGCTGA
- a CDS encoding TRAP transporter permease, translated as MSAQASEATGAASPAADDPHNIFGHRSPRATRTIFWIAVAFSAYQVYTAAYAPLSSLVMRSLHVGFLMLLAFAALPTWSRGGRGSHWFGWTLGIAGFALGFYQWIFEEELILRSGELTTMDLWVGIAVLALVFEAARRVMGPALPLICATFLAYAMFGQHLPGALAHRGYGLDQVINQMSFGTEGVYGIPTYVSSTYIFLFILFGTFLEQAGMIRLFTDFSLGTVGHTRGGPAKVSVVASGLMGTINGSGVANVVTTGQFTIPLMKRFGYRPAFAGGVEATSSMGGQIMPPVMGAVAFIMAETIGVPYLEIVKAALIPAILYFATAFWMVHLEAGRLGLTGIPKEECPDPWAAVKRSWYLILPLAALVWLLFAGYTPLFSGTVGLAATVILIFGAAAISRAPNTVLRIIFWIGLGLLSSSFLRWGITAVFVVIGLLIAANLWMHSGREVLRLALNGLAEGAKNALSVGVACSLVGVIIGVMTLTGAATSFGSYVIELGKHSLFLSLLLTMLTCLVLGMGIPTIPNYIITSSLAAPALLEMGVPLIVSHMFVFYFGIMADLTPPVALAAYAASPIARAPGLTIGVQAMRIAIAGFVVPFMAVYAPALMLQSGTLLDTAYVLFKALLAIGLWGAASIGYLWAPLSWPERLLAATGAFMLVVALPITDEIGFALCAAAIGVHWFRARRR; from the coding sequence ATGTCCGCTCAGGCCAGCGAGGCGACCGGGGCCGCGAGCCCCGCAGCCGACGACCCCCACAACATCTTCGGCCACCGCTCGCCCAGGGCGACCCGGACGATCTTCTGGATCGCGGTCGCCTTCTCGGCCTACCAGGTCTACACCGCGGCCTACGCGCCGCTGTCGAGCCTGGTCATGCGCTCGCTGCACGTGGGCTTCCTGATGCTGCTGGCCTTCGCCGCGCTGCCGACCTGGTCCAGGGGCGGTCGCGGCAGCCACTGGTTCGGCTGGACGCTGGGCATCGCGGGCTTCGCGCTCGGCTTCTACCAGTGGATCTTCGAGGAAGAGCTGATCCTGCGCTCCGGCGAACTGACCACCATGGACCTGTGGGTCGGCATCGCGGTGCTTGCGCTGGTCTTCGAGGCCGCCCGGCGGGTCATGGGGCCCGCGTTGCCGCTGATCTGCGCGACCTTTCTCGCCTACGCGATGTTCGGCCAGCACCTGCCCGGCGCGCTCGCGCATCGCGGCTACGGACTCGACCAGGTCATCAACCAGATGTCCTTCGGCACCGAGGGCGTGTACGGCATCCCCACCTACGTCTCGTCGACCTACATCTTCCTGTTCATCCTGTTCGGCACCTTTCTCGAGCAGGCCGGGATGATCCGGCTGTTCACCGACTTCTCGCTGGGTACCGTGGGCCACACCCGGGGCGGACCGGCGAAGGTCTCGGTCGTCGCGTCGGGCCTGATGGGCACGATCAACGGCTCGGGCGTCGCGAACGTGGTCACCACCGGCCAGTTCACGATCCCGCTGATGAAGCGCTTCGGCTACCGGCCCGCGTTCGCCGGCGGCGTGGAGGCCACCTCGAGCATGGGCGGCCAGATCATGCCGCCGGTGATGGGCGCGGTGGCGTTCATCATGGCGGAGACGATCGGCGTTCCCTATCTCGAGATCGTCAAGGCCGCCCTGATCCCGGCCATCCTCTACTTCGCCACGGCCTTCTGGATGGTCCACCTCGAGGCGGGCCGCCTCGGGCTGACCGGCATACCGAAGGAGGAATGCCCGGATCCCTGGGCTGCGGTGAAGCGCAGCTGGTACCTGATCCTGCCGCTGGCAGCGCTGGTCTGGCTGCTGTTCGCCGGCTACACGCCGCTGTTCTCCGGCACGGTCGGCCTTGCGGCCACCGTGATCCTGATCTTCGGCGCCGCTGCGATCTCGCGGGCGCCGAACACCGTGCTGCGCATCATCTTCTGGATCGGGCTCGGCCTGCTCTCGTCCTCGTTCCTGCGCTGGGGCATCACCGCGGTGTTCGTGGTGATCGGCCTGCTGATCGCGGCGAACCTCTGGATGCACAGCGGCCGCGAGGTGCTCAGGCTCGCCCTGAACGGGCTCGCCGAGGGCGCGAAGAACGCGCTGTCGGTAGGCGTCGCGTGCTCGCTGGTCGGCGTGATCATCGGCGTCATGACGCTGACCGGCGCGGCCACTTCCTTCGGCAGCTACGTGATCGAGCTCGGCAAGCACAGCCTGTTCCTGTCGCTGCTGCTCACGATGCTGACCTGCCTGGTGCTGGGCATGGGCATCCCGACGATCCCCAACTACATCATCACCAGCTCGCTGGCGGCGCCGGCGCTGCTCGAGATGGGCGTGCCGCTGATCGTCTCGCACATGTTCGTCTTCTACTTCGGGATCATGGCCGACCTGACGCCCCCGGTCGCGCTGGCCGCCTACGCGGCGTCGCCGATCGCGCGCGCGCCCGGCCTAACGATCGGGGTGCAGGCGATGCGGATCGCGATTGCCGGCTTCGTCGTGCCCTTCATGGCGGTCTACGCCCCGGCGCTGATGCTGCAGTCCGGAACCCTTCTCGACACCGCCTACGTGCTGTTCAAGGCCCTGCTCGCGATCGGCCTGTGGGGCGCCGCCAGCATCGGCTACCTGTGGGCGCCGCTGTCGTGGCCGGAGCGACTCCTGGCGGCGACCGGGGCCTTCATGCTGGTGGTCGCGCTGCCGATCACCGACGAGATCGGCTTCGCGCTTTGCGCGGCCGCGATAGGCGTCCACTGGTTCCGCGCGCGCCGGCGGTGA
- a CDS encoding TAXI family TRAP transporter solute-binding subunit: protein MKRHIRSFIAAAAIGLGLSGVAQAQQFINVLTGGTSGIYYPLGVALSQIYGKTIPEAKASVQSTKASVENLNLLQAGRGEIGFTLGDSLSDAWKGNAEVGFKAPLNKLRGIAAIYPNYVQIVASADSGIKSLADLKGKRVSVGAPRSGTELNARAVFKAAGMSYQDFSKVEYLPFGESVELIKNRQLDATLQSAGLGVASIRDLATAIKIVVIPVPADVVAKIGDAAYQSAMIPAGTYEGQAADVPTAAINNFLVTHSGVSDDIAYKMAKSLFENLDQMVSAHAAAKRISLENAVKGMPLPLHPGAEKYYREKGVLK, encoded by the coding sequence ATGAAGCGTCACATCCGCAGCTTCATCGCGGCCGCAGCGATCGGCCTCGGCCTGAGCGGCGTCGCGCAAGCCCAGCAATTCATCAACGTCCTCACCGGCGGCACCAGCGGCATCTACTATCCGCTCGGCGTCGCGCTGTCCCAGATCTACGGCAAGACGATCCCCGAGGCAAAGGCTTCGGTCCAGTCGACCAAGGCCTCGGTCGAGAACCTGAACCTGCTGCAGGCGGGTCGCGGCGAGATCGGCTTCACGCTCGGCGATTCGCTGTCCGACGCCTGGAAGGGCAATGCCGAGGTCGGCTTCAAGGCGCCGCTGAACAAGCTGCGCGGCATCGCGGCCATCTATCCGAACTACGTGCAGATCGTCGCCAGCGCCGACTCGGGCATCAAGTCGCTCGCCGACCTGAAGGGCAAGCGCGTGTCGGTGGGCGCCCCGCGCTCGGGCACCGAGCTCAACGCGCGCGCGGTCTTCAAGGCCGCCGGCATGAGCTACCAGGACTTCTCCAAGGTCGAGTACCTGCCCTTCGGCGAGTCGGTCGAGCTGATCAAGAACCGCCAGCTCGACGCCACGCTGCAGTCGGCGGGCCTCGGTGTCGCGTCGATCCGCGACCTGGCCACCGCGATCAAGATCGTCGTCATCCCGGTGCCGGCCGACGTCGTCGCCAAGATCGGCGACGCGGCCTACCAGTCGGCAATGATCCCGGCGGGCACCTACGAGGGCCAGGCGGCCGACGTGCCGACCGCGGCGATCAACAACTTCCTGGTCACGCACTCCGGCGTCAGCGACGACATCGCCTACAAGATGGCGAAGTCGCTGTTCGAGAACCTCGACCAGATGGTTTCGGCGCACGCCGCGGCCAAGCGGATCTCGCTCGAGAACGCGGTCAAGGGCATGCCCCTGCCGCTGCATCCCGGCGCCGAGAAGTACTACCGTGAGAAGGGCGTCCTGAAGTAA
- a CDS encoding RrF2 family transcriptional regulator, with amino-acid sequence MRITQHTDYALRVLMYVGGNPGRLVTIAEVAERFGISRTHLMKVVNRLVRDGFLYGQRGKGGGLKLGMQAEEISVGEIIRRMEPDLNLVECFERRGACLVDRGCRLRRALNEALDAFLAVLDRYSLKDLLDSPATLRLVTVARPD; translated from the coding sequence ATGCGCATTACCCAGCACACCGATTACGCCCTTCGCGTCCTGATGTACGTAGGCGGGAATCCGGGCAGGCTCGTGACGATCGCCGAGGTCGCCGAGCGCTTCGGAATCTCGCGCACCCACCTGATGAAGGTCGTCAACCGCCTGGTGCGCGACGGCTTCCTCTACGGCCAGCGCGGGAAGGGCGGCGGGCTGAAGCTGGGCATGCAGGCCGAGGAGATCAGCGTCGGCGAGATCATCCGCCGCATGGAGCCCGACCTGAACTTGGTCGAGTGCTTCGAACGGCGGGGCGCCTGCCTGGTCGACCGGGGCTGCCGGCTCAGGCGGGCCCTGAACGAGGCGCTCGACGCCTTCCTGGCGGTTCTGGACCGCTACTCGCTGAAGGACCTGCTCGACAGTCCGGCCACGCTCAGGCTGGTGACGGTGGCGCGGCCGGATTGA